One genomic segment of Ancylobacter sp. IITR112 includes these proteins:
- the xth gene encoding exodeoxyribonuclease III yields the protein MRIATWNVNSIRQRQEHAVAWLTETRPDVVCLQELKCADEAFPREAFEALGYNVAVHGQKGFNGVAVLSRLPFDEVTSGLPGDEADVQSRFIEVVVSTPEGSLRVCGIYLPNGNPVGTEKYPYKLAWMQRLKAHIAARLTFEEPLVVCGDYNVIPEPEDAAHPEAWTQDALFLPQTRAAFREILNLGMTDALRATTQDAGLYSFWDYQAGAWQRNNGIRIDHLLLSPQATDRLTAVGVDKHVRGWEKPSDHVPVWAELAL from the coding sequence ATGCGCATCGCCACCTGGAACGTCAATTCGATCCGGCAACGCCAGGAGCACGCCGTGGCATGGCTCACCGAGACCCGCCCGGACGTGGTGTGCCTGCAGGAACTGAAATGCGCCGACGAGGCCTTTCCGCGCGAGGCGTTCGAAGCGCTGGGCTACAATGTCGCCGTGCATGGCCAGAAGGGGTTCAATGGCGTCGCCGTGCTCTCCCGCCTGCCTTTTGACGAGGTGACATCCGGCCTGCCGGGCGATGAGGCGGACGTGCAGTCGCGCTTCATCGAGGTGGTGGTCTCCACACCGGAAGGCTCTCTGCGCGTGTGCGGCATCTACCTGCCCAACGGCAATCCCGTGGGCACGGAGAAATATCCCTACAAGCTCGCCTGGATGCAGCGGCTAAAGGCGCATATCGCGGCAAGGTTGACCTTCGAGGAGCCCTTGGTGGTCTGCGGCGACTACAATGTGATCCCCGAGCCGGAGGACGCCGCCCATCCCGAAGCGTGGACGCAGGATGCGCTGTTCCTGCCGCAGACGCGGGCGGCGTTCCGCGAAATCCTCAATCTCGGCATGACAGACGCGCTGCGCGCCACCACGCAGGACGCCGGGCTCTACAGCTTCTGGGACTATCAGGCCGGGGCCTGGCAGCGGAACAATGGCATCCGTATCGACCATCTGCTGCTCTCGCCGCAGGCCACCGACCGGCTGACGGCGGTGGGCGTCGACAAGCATGTGCGCGGCTGGGAGAAGCCCTCCGACCATGTGCCGGTATGGGCGGAGCTGGCGCTTTAG
- the argS gene encoding arginine--tRNA ligase, protein MNLFALFAEHIRDALSQLAGEGAVPSGVDTARVVVEPPRDASHGDLSTNAAMVLAKEASVKPRDLAEKLAAKLARLPGVAKVDVAGPGFINLTLDGSYWPQVLAAVLVQGRDYGRSQAGGGQPINVEYVSANPTGPMHVGHCRGAVFGDALANLLAFAGWKVTREYYINDAGAQVDVLARSAFLRYREALGETITIPEGLYPGDYLVPVGKALVTKYGRTLLDKPEEEWLPPVREVAIDAMMAMIRTDLAALNIHHETFFSERTLHARPGGAPSIIDRLLATLRARDLVYEGRLAPPKGQPVEDWEDREQTLFRATQFGDDVDRPLMKSDGAYTYFAADIAYHKDKVDRGFKRMIDIWGADHGGYVKRMQAAVKAASDGEASLDVELCQLVRLLRNGEPVKMSKRAGDFVTLRDVVDEVGRDAVRFMMINRKNDAVLDFDLAKVIEQSRDNPVFYVQYAHARACSILRNAAQAFADLPTAPADFAGAALTRLDDEGEIGLARLIANYPRLIEQAAPAREPHRLAFYLYDLASALHGQWNRGKDLPHLRFIIEDDRELTYARLALVHAVALIIASGLSILGVDAPEEMR, encoded by the coding sequence ATGAACCTCTTCGCCCTCTTCGCCGAGCACATCCGCGACGCCCTGTCCCAACTTGCGGGCGAGGGGGCGGTGCCGTCGGGTGTCGATACGGCGCGGGTGGTGGTGGAGCCGCCGCGCGACGCCTCCCATGGCGACCTCTCCACCAATGCGGCGATGGTGCTGGCCAAGGAAGCCAGCGTGAAGCCGCGCGACCTCGCGGAGAAGCTGGCGGCTAAGCTTGCCAGGCTTCCGGGCGTCGCGAAGGTGGACGTGGCCGGCCCCGGCTTCATCAATCTCACCCTCGACGGCTCCTACTGGCCGCAGGTGCTCGCCGCCGTGCTGGTTCAGGGCCGTGACTACGGCCGCTCGCAGGCGGGCGGCGGCCAGCCGATCAATGTCGAATATGTCTCCGCCAACCCCACCGGCCCGATGCATGTCGGCCATTGCCGCGGCGCCGTGTTCGGCGACGCGCTGGCCAATCTCCTCGCTTTCGCCGGCTGGAAGGTGACGCGCGAATATTACATCAACGATGCCGGTGCGCAGGTGGATGTGCTCGCCCGCTCCGCCTTCCTGCGCTACCGCGAGGCGCTGGGCGAGACGATCACCATTCCCGAGGGGCTCTATCCCGGGGACTATCTCGTCCCCGTCGGCAAGGCGCTGGTGACGAAATACGGCCGCACGCTGCTCGACAAGCCGGAAGAGGAATGGCTGCCGCCGGTTCGCGAGGTCGCTATCGACGCGATGATGGCGATGATCCGCACCGATCTCGCCGCGCTCAACATCCATCACGAGACCTTCTTTTCCGAGCGCACCCTCCACGCGCGGCCGGGCGGCGCGCCCAGCATCATCGACCGCCTGCTGGCGACGCTGCGGGCGCGCGATCTCGTCTATGAAGGCCGCCTCGCCCCGCCCAAGGGGCAGCCGGTGGAGGACTGGGAGGATCGCGAGCAGACGCTGTTCCGCGCCACCCAGTTCGGCGACGATGTCGACCGCCCGCTGATGAAGTCGGACGGCGCCTATACCTATTTCGCCGCCGACATCGCCTATCACAAGGACAAGGTCGACCGCGGCTTCAAGCGGATGATCGACATCTGGGGTGCCGACCATGGCGGCTATGTCAAGCGCATGCAGGCGGCGGTGAAGGCCGCATCCGATGGCGAAGCCAGCCTTGATGTCGAGCTGTGCCAGCTCGTGCGGCTGCTGCGCAATGGCGAGCCGGTGAAGATGTCGAAGCGCGCCGGTGATTTCGTCACCCTGCGCGACGTGGTCGACGAGGTCGGCCGCGACGCCGTGCGGTTCATGATGATCAACCGCAAGAATGACGCCGTGCTCGACTTCGATCTCGCCAAGGTAATCGAGCAGTCGCGCGACAATCCGGTGTTCTATGTGCAGTACGCGCACGCGCGGGCCTGCTCCATCCTGCGCAATGCGGCGCAGGCTTTCGCCGACTTGCCGACGGCGCCGGCCGACTTCGCCGGCGCGGCGCTCACACGACTCGATGACGAAGGGGAAATCGGCCTTGCCCGGTTGATCGCCAATTACCCGCGCCTGATCGAGCAGGCGGCCCCGGCACGCGAGCCGCACCGGCTCGCCTTCTATCTCTATGATCTCGCCAGCGCGCTGCACGGACAGTGGAATCGCGGAAAGGATCTGCCTCATTTACGCTTCATTATCGAAGATGATCGAGAGTTGACCTATGCGCGGCTGGCTCTGGTGCATGCCGTCGCGCTGATCATCGCTTCAGGACTTTCCATTCTTGGAGTCGATGCTCCCGAAGAAATGCGGTGA
- a CDS encoding HesB/IscA family protein, whose amino-acid sequence MSASLSPENAVPPSVGVTASAARRIAEILKGEPPETMLRVSVEGGGCSGFQYKFDITREREADDIVIAEGGASVVIDPVSLEYMSGSHIDFVDDLIGASFRIANPHATASCGCGTSFAL is encoded by the coding sequence ATGAGCGCGAGTCTTTCGCCTGAAAACGCGGTTCCCCCCTCCGTCGGCGTCACCGCCAGCGCGGCGCGGCGGATCGCGGAAATTCTCAAGGGAGAGCCGCCCGAGACCATGCTGCGCGTCAGCGTGGAGGGCGGCGGCTGCTCGGGCTTTCAGTACAAGTTCGACATTACCCGCGAGCGCGAGGCGGACGACATCGTCATCGCCGAGGGCGGGGCGAGCGTGGTCATCGACCCCGTGTCGCTGGAATATATGTCGGGCTCGCATATCGACTTCGTCGACGACCTCATCGGCGCGTCGTTCCGGATCGCCAACCCGCACGCCACGGCCTCCTGCGGCTGCGGCACCAGCTTCGCCCTCTGA
- the ilvD gene encoding dihydroxy-acid dehydratase encodes MDVRTIIDKRNLPSRHVTEGPARAPHRSYLYAMGLTREQIHQPLVGVASCWNEAAPCNISLMRQAQAVKKGVASANGTPREFCTITVTDGIAMGHDGMKASLASREVIADSVELTIRGHAYDALVGLAGCDKSLPGMMMAMLRLNVPSIFIYGGSILPGSFRGQPVTVQDMFEAVGKHSVGLMSDDDLDELEQVACPSAGACGAQFTANTMATVSEAIGLALPYSAGAPAPYEIRDRFCMAAGEQIMDLVARNIRPRDIVTRKALENAATVVAASGGSTNAALHLPAMAHEAGIKFDLFDVAEIFKRTPYIADLKPGGRYVAKDMFEAGGIPLLMKTLLDHGFLHGDCLTVTGRTIAENLASVKWNPHQDVVRPANDPITVTGGVVGLKGNLAPDGAIVKVAGLKNLTFTGPARCFDGEEACFEAVTQRAYKEGDVLVIRYEGPKGGPGMREMLSTTAALYGQGAGDKVALITDGRFSGATRGFCIGHVGPEAAVGGPIGLIRDGDIITIDAIEGTLDVALSDEELAARRAEWAPRPSPVGSGAIWKFAQAVGPARDGAVTHPGGAAETACYADI; translated from the coding sequence ATGGACGTAAGGACGATCATCGACAAGCGGAACCTGCCGAGCCGCCATGTGACGGAAGGCCCGGCGCGCGCGCCGCATCGGTCCTATCTCTATGCCATGGGCCTGACCCGCGAGCAGATTCATCAGCCGCTGGTCGGCGTCGCCTCGTGCTGGAACGAGGCCGCGCCCTGCAACATCTCGCTGATGCGCCAGGCGCAGGCGGTGAAGAAGGGCGTCGCCAGCGCCAATGGCACCCCGCGCGAATTCTGCACCATCACCGTCACCGACGGCATCGCCATGGGCCATGACGGCATGAAGGCGTCGCTGGCCTCGCGCGAAGTCATCGCCGACTCGGTGGAACTCACCATTCGCGGCCATGCCTATGACGCGCTGGTCGGCTTGGCGGGCTGCGACAAGTCGCTGCCGGGCATGATGATGGCGATGCTGCGCCTCAACGTGCCGTCGATCTTCATCTATGGCGGCTCGATCCTGCCCGGCTCGTTCCGGGGCCAGCCGGTGACGGTGCAGGACATGTTCGAGGCGGTGGGCAAGCACTCGGTCGGGCTGATGTCCGACGATGACCTCGACGAGCTCGAACAGGTCGCGTGTCCCTCCGCCGGCGCCTGCGGCGCGCAGTTCACCGCCAACACCATGGCGACCGTGTCCGAGGCGATCGGCCTCGCTCTGCCCTATTCGGCCGGCGCCCCGGCTCCTTATGAGATCCGCGACCGCTTCTGCATGGCGGCGGGCGAGCAGATTATGGACCTCGTCGCCCGCAACATCCGCCCGCGCGACATCGTCACCCGCAAGGCGCTTGAGAACGCCGCCACCGTGGTCGCCGCCTCTGGCGGTTCGACCAATGCGGCGCTGCACCTGCCGGCGATGGCGCATGAGGCCGGCATCAAGTTCGACCTGTTCGATGTCGCCGAAATCTTCAAGCGCACGCCCTATATCGCCGATCTCAAGCCCGGCGGGCGTTATGTCGCCAAGGACATGTTCGAAGCCGGCGGCATTCCGCTCTTGATGAAGACCCTGCTCGACCATGGCTTCCTGCACGGCGACTGCCTCACCGTGACCGGCCGCACCATCGCGGAGAACCTCGCCTCGGTGAAATGGAACCCGCATCAGGACGTGGTCCGCCCGGCCAATGACCCGATCACCGTCACCGGCGGCGTGGTCGGGCTGAAGGGCAACCTCGCGCCCGACGGCGCCATCGTGAAGGTGGCGGGGTTGAAGAACCTGACATTCACCGGCCCGGCCCGCTGCTTTGACGGCGAGGAAGCCTGCTTCGAGGCGGTGACGCAGCGTGCCTATAAGGAAGGCGATGTGCTGGTCATCCGCTATGAGGGGCCGAAGGGCGGCCCCGGCATGCGGGAAATGCTGTCGACCACCGCCGCCCTGTACGGGCAGGGCGCCGGCGACAAGGTGGCGCTGATCACCGATGGGCGCTTCTCGGGCGCGACGCGCGGCTTCTGCATCGGCCATGTCGGGCCGGAGGCGGCGGTCGGAGGCCCGATCGGGCTGATCCGCGACGGCGACATCATCACCATTGACGCGATCGAGGGCACGCTTGACGTGGCGCTTTCGGACGAGGAACTCGCCGCCCGCCGGGCGGAATGGGCGCCGCGTCCATCGCCGGTCGGCTCGGGGGCCATCTGGAAGTTCGCGCAGGCCGTGGGGCCCGCCCGTGATGGCGCGGTCACTCACCCCGGCGGCGCGGCCGAGACGGCGTGCTATGCGGATATCTGA
- a CDS encoding 5'-methylthioadenosine/adenosylhomocysteine nucleosidase has product MRPVGVLCAIPQEFAFLADNLTRTEVTTRAGMVFHAGRLDGHQVVLARAGMGKVNAGIAATLLLERFDCRMLMFSGIAGGLDPELSIGDVVIADHVVQHDAGYYGADEAFVVYQAGHLPFFSPQEELGHSADGDLIARVRTALSELSLAPLSAAGGERPPRLHFGRVLTGDQFINSETRREHLFRELGGAAVEMEGAAMAQAASAYGVPWLVVRTLSDLAGRDSHFDFRQFVDEVALSSALIVRRLLPVL; this is encoded by the coding sequence ATGCGCCCGGTCGGCGTTCTCTGCGCCATTCCGCAGGAATTCGCCTTTCTGGCCGATAATCTGACCCGCACCGAGGTCACGACCCGCGCCGGGATGGTGTTTCATGCCGGCCGGCTCGACGGACATCAGGTGGTGTTGGCGCGCGCCGGCATGGGAAAGGTGAATGCCGGCATAGCCGCCACCCTGCTGCTGGAACGCTTCGACTGCCGGATGCTGATGTTCTCGGGCATTGCCGGCGGGCTCGACCCGGAGCTGTCGATCGGCGATGTGGTGATCGCCGACCATGTGGTGCAGCACGATGCCGGCTATTACGGCGCGGATGAAGCCTTCGTCGTCTATCAGGCGGGCCACCTGCCCTTTTTCAGCCCGCAGGAGGAACTCGGCCACAGCGCCGATGGCGACCTGATCGCGCGGGTGCGGACGGCGCTGAGCGAGTTGTCGCTCGCCCCGCTTTCCGCCGCCGGCGGCGAGCGCCCGCCCCGGCTGCACTTCGGCCGCGTCCTCACCGGCGACCAGTTCATCAATTCCGAAACGCGGCGCGAGCATCTGTTCCGCGAGCTGGGCGGGGCGGCGGTAGAGATGGAAGGCGCGGCGATGGCGCAGGCCGCCAGCGCCTATGGCGTGCCGTGGCTGGTGGTGCGTACCCTGTCCGATCTTGCCGGGCGCGACTCGCATTTCGATTTCCGGCAATTCGTGGATGAGGTGGCGCTGTCCTCCGCCCTCATCGTGCGCCGTCTGCTGCCGGTGCTGTAG
- a CDS encoding MgtC/SapB family protein — protein MPFIASFEASDFVSTIISLLVAFAMGTAIGAERQYRQRTAGLRTNVLVAIGAAQFVDMAMHLSGPDGAVRVVAYVVSGIGFLGAGVIMKEGTNIRGLNTAATLWCSAAVGACAGADLIAQSVLLTGFVLAGNTLLRPLVGALERLPRSEESTEATYGVSLIVPVARAAELRSKVSAVLEAAKFPVDEVELQDRPDGSSELLATLVNTSVRVAELDAAVARLRHLPGVMSADWTRSAAD, from the coding sequence ATGCCATTCATCGCATCTTTCGAGGCGAGCGACTTCGTCTCGACGATCATCAGCCTGCTGGTCGCCTTCGCCATGGGCACGGCGATCGGCGCCGAGCGGCAGTACCGCCAGCGCACTGCCGGGCTGCGCACCAATGTGCTGGTCGCCATCGGCGCCGCGCAGTTCGTCGACATGGCAATGCATCTTTCCGGCCCGGACGGGGCGGTGCGCGTTGTCGCCTATGTCGTCTCCGGCATCGGCTTTCTCGGCGCCGGCGTGATCATGAAGGAAGGCACCAATATTCGCGGCCTCAACACGGCGGCGACGCTATGGTGCTCGGCGGCGGTGGGGGCCTGTGCGGGTGCCGATCTCATCGCCCAGTCTGTGCTGCTCACCGGCTTCGTGCTGGCCGGCAACACGCTGCTGCGCCCGCTGGTCGGCGCGCTGGAGCGCCTGCCACGGAGCGAGGAATCGACCGAGGCGACCTATGGGGTCAGCCTCATCGTGCCGGTGGCGCGCGCGGCCGAACTGCGCAGCAAGGTGTCAGCCGTGCTGGAGGCGGCGAAATTCCCGGTCGACGAGGTGGAGCTGCAGGACCGCCCCGATGGCAGCAGCGAATTGCTGGCCACGCTGGTCAACACCTCGGTGCGGGTGGCCGAACTCGACGCCGCCGTCGCCCGGCTGCGCCATCTGCCGGGGGTTATGTCCGCCGACTGGACGCGCTCCGCCGCCGACTGA
- a CDS encoding deoxyguanosinetriphosphate triphosphohydrolase encodes MAVAGAQPRAPWASKAEESRGRLHPEEGGDARSAFRRDADRIIHSSAFRRLAYKTQVFSYHEGDHYRTRLTHTLEVVQVARSVARALGLDEDLSEALALAHDLGHPPFAHAGERVLDSCMAAYGGFDHNAQSLRVVTRLENRYPAFDGLNLSWETHEGIVKHNGPQHAPLPHAIAVHAERQDLWLWSWPSAEAQVAAIADDIAYDVHDLDDGLRAGLFDLTELTGLPLIHTVLAEIRAAWPDLDRARTWHELGRRMITVLIGDVVAESRRRLAEAQPGDADAIRRLGRPVIGFSAETAAAEKAIKAFLFPRMYRHPRVMAAMDAAGAVVRELFARYMADTKALPEEWRASVEGRSEAARARRIADFLAGQTDRYALAEHARLFDRAPELR; translated from the coding sequence ATGGCGGTGGCCGGGGCGCAGCCGCGGGCGCCATGGGCGTCGAAGGCCGAGGAGAGCCGGGGGCGGCTGCATCCCGAAGAGGGCGGCGATGCGCGCAGCGCCTTCCGTCGCGATGCCGACCGCATCATCCATTCCAGCGCCTTCCGCCGGCTGGCCTACAAGACACAGGTGTTCTCCTATCACGAGGGCGATCATTACCGCACAAGGCTCACCCATACGCTGGAGGTGGTGCAGGTGGCGCGCTCGGTGGCGCGCGCGCTCGGCCTCGACGAGGATCTCAGCGAGGCGCTGGCGCTCGCGCATGATCTCGGCCACCCGCCCTTCGCCCATGCCGGCGAGCGCGTGCTCGATTCCTGCATGGCCGCCTATGGCGGGTTCGACCACAATGCGCAGTCGTTGCGCGTGGTGACGCGGCTGGAAAACCGCTACCCCGCCTTCGACGGGCTGAATCTCTCCTGGGAGACCCATGAGGGGATCGTCAAGCATAACGGCCCGCAGCACGCGCCGCTGCCGCATGCCATCGCGGTGCATGCCGAGCGTCAGGATCTGTGGCTGTGGAGCTGGCCGTCGGCCGAGGCGCAGGTCGCCGCCATCGCCGACGACATCGCCTATGATGTGCACGACCTTGATGACGGGCTGCGCGCCGGTCTGTTCGATCTGACCGAACTGACCGGCCTCCCGCTCATCCACACCGTCCTTGCCGAAATCCGCGCCGCCTGGCCTGATCTCGACCGTGCCCGCACCTGGCACGAGCTCGGCCGGCGGATGATCACCGTGCTGATCGGCGATGTGGTGGCGGAGAGCCGGCGCCGCCTCGCCGAGGCCCAGCCGGGCGATGCGGATGCGATCCGCCGGCTCGGGCGGCCGGTCATTGGCTTTTCAGCGGAAACGGCAGCGGCGGAGAAGGCGATCAAGGCGTTTCTGTTCCCCCGCATGTACCGCCATCCCCGGGTGATGGCGGCGATGGACGCGGCCGGAGCCGTGGTGCGGGAGCTGTTCGCCCGCTACATGGCCGACACCAAGGCGCTGCCCGAGGAATGGCGCGCCAGCGTCGAGGGCCGCAGCGAGGCCGCGCGGGCGCGGCGGATCGCCGATTTCCTTGCCGGCCAGACGGATCGCTACGCCCTTGCCGAACATGCCCGGCTCTTTGACAGGGCACCGGAACTGCGGTAG
- a CDS encoding tetratricopeptide repeat protein — MMRLCAPLLCALLLVPSAAPAFDGMPGDAPAVPTPGKPRTIEEFVRFGAQALRSGQTEQGIDSLRYAAEQGHAGAQWKLGRMYAEGEGVERNDIKAFEYFSQIANMHADDNPATPEARFVADAFVALGAYYLVGIPNTKVRRDPARARDMFAYAASYFGDPGAQYHLARLYIDGDGVDRDPRFAARWLGLAAQKGQYQAQAALGGLLFKGDDGIPRQAARGLMWLTLARDAAAGPQDKWVVDLYEDAFANASSDERAMALVYLEQYMKTAR; from the coding sequence ATGATGCGGCTGTGTGCGCCGCTGCTGTGTGCGCTGCTGCTGGTGCCGTCCGCCGCGCCGGCCTTTGACGGCATGCCGGGCGACGCGCCGGCGGTGCCGACGCCCGGAAAGCCGCGCACCATTGAGGAATTCGTCCGCTTCGGCGCGCAGGCGCTGCGCTCCGGGCAGACCGAGCAGGGCATCGACTCGCTGCGCTACGCGGCCGAACAGGGCCATGCCGGCGCACAGTGGAAGCTCGGCCGCATGTATGCGGAAGGCGAGGGCGTCGAGCGCAACGACATCAAGGCGTTCGAATATTTCAGCCAGATCGCCAACATGCATGCCGACGACAACCCGGCGACGCCGGAGGCGCGCTTCGTCGCGGACGCCTTCGTCGCGCTCGGCGCCTATTATCTCGTCGGCATTCCCAACACCAAGGTGCGGCGCGACCCCGCGCGGGCGCGCGACATGTTCGCCTATGCCGCCTCCTATTTCGGCGATCCGGGCGCGCAATATCATCTGGCCCGGCTCTATATTGACGGCGACGGGGTGGATCGCGACCCGCGCTTCGCCGCGCGCTGGCTCGGGCTGGCGGCGCAGAAGGGCCAGTACCAGGCGCAGGCGGCGCTCGGCGGCCTGCTGTTCAAGGGCGATGACGGCATTCCGCGCCAGGCGGCGCGCGGCCTGATGTGGCTGACCCTCGCCCGCGACGCCGCCGCCGGCCCGCAGGACAAATGGGTGGTCGACCTCTATGAGGACGCCTTCGCCAATGCGAGTTCCGACGAGCGCGCCATGGCGCTGGTCTATCTCGAACAGTACATGAAGACGGCGCGCTGA